In a genomic window of Alistipes sp. ZOR0009:
- a CDS encoding T9SS type A sorting domain-containing protein produces the protein MKERLLRIFVCISIFIISDLTAVKAQTIYFSEGFELGKKPNNWSEETIEGSIPWRFRNGGYNPADPNLSSPSEKFDMLRNPNHAYKGTFNSWFFTQGIGKEQTRLITPPIDLSFGITPTLSFWLALHEWRVATGINNDILRVYYKVGSTGGWRLLQTYNFIQNSWRDFQIAIPAEACQKQVYFAFEGLSRWGMGVCLDEIKIEETGSLDRFLAAASIENASEDIIPNGTNNNPILCTRLRISGNQGNAILNKLTVNATGTNVADITKVKLYATKEPFFNTSTLLAAESLNGSSVTFSPNTNLETGYTYIWVTYDISAAAKSKNIVDASIPVDGILVNTVKAPSTVLNSPGTRVIKQNLFFDDFESDKGWAINGDFEIDVPQGKKGLYGNPDPSIAYSGTKVLGNDLTHDGVYDPNVRSNAPYTATSPKINASFYRGVVINYKRWLNADLFDTLKVQASNDNGVTWKTVWYNSTYALDDSWQSHSITLPSEFDRKEEIRVRFTLSYSNDTREFTGWNIDDFSVIGNFMEKDLAMGAIISPTSSCGSATAGQPITLKVKNAGSKEAVAPIPVKIFLNETTVLNDNIQQNIAPGTEATVTLTQTLPANLYGDINVKAQLLLPNDEDLSNDTLSTNVFISRTFDTPYNNSFDVADDWFAKGANWKHGTSAITNIQGDSPNDQMWITNLNGNYENNSRSTLTGPCFNIVGLEKPMLEFKTNYITEKGKDGFTVEYSADNGQTWQPIGNNTDAWDNLWNWNKQETIASAAKVGFTGNSNGWLTVNHLLPASLYGLKGIKFRFNFTSDAQNNIFEGAAINSFTIKESPDDFGVSALVAPVEITTGDICASYTNAEKITFKIKNYGIKTAKAGTKIKVAFQSNYSKPLLTVVNKVEKFEEEFTLPTDLAINAEQTFTTVKTINMDRGGKYEIIIKSFDDPDNFYQTNNDSFTKTIRVNKPVVDLGPTVYLLAGVKEQHQFNISEYSIGYTVDWETKVNGTWSPSAGGGDTRIAKITDFIAPNNKITYRVTLTDAVSGCKVSSNTDVYKRNPDITMLKIVTPIDSCSHKQKQQFKVIIKNTGRDIDTIRANEILTLQLNFKGIPGPAHQLKLDKDLAPGATLEYIYPDVFDMSATGTTYSVKPSVTMMYDVNAANDILDATIKSFGYPNFVLTPKTQVVEALDYTYDAGAGYKGYKWYDASTLQTNKVSAPGPDGGKIWCAVTDNNGCTTKSEATITFAIKDIAIKSLNNIQTKCTQEAGLKPSITIENKGNVAIPNGTTIPFEVEVNGVKHADSFVLTSDFAAGTTLDATLSKPIDIQTKGDYAVKVISQLAGDLIADNNALSANIKTFGLPVSTLPATVNTKDVDAKLDAGAGFVDYLWSTTEISQAITVSKNGVYTVRITDGNGCSDNFSSTVTFIRNDLAIDLTSSYGTNNNVCTGTTEYPVSVRIRNTGNDILKVGAIVPVSYKVGDVTVDENITLTEELKPTGNTIYTFTKKVVFDAAGTKALSAMIKMDDETFANNFTEVVNVQVAQTPTVSLGDDITSTNANVTIFPTITPELADYTYLWSNAVTTRNNTVSQSGEYTLTVNNKGCSASDKIIVTLNKFDIAAEAAAIETPGNGCFSAESRKVSLNIKNSGYEPIPAKEKITLTYKIAATSGTEIATATEELILDAPLAVGESKAYTFTKVVTALAANSYKLTVGATFAADGISANNSASKELTVNPLPEIAFPTSISAAGTEYTLTGPADMAKWEWNTGATTQSIKVTTSGTYTLTATNAFGCAATKTTTVSFSADISLTAIKNGNACQNTEAAPLMVTITNTGTKTIPNGTALTFSGSVNGTAFNQTKTLTADLIPNATIDVTLTTTLPTSTAGTYKVNVVVALEGEVVTANNSAEKSITINSAPTVTLPAEIVAPENTQKLTGPDGYTSYEWKNGATVVGKEQSITVNAAGTYTLTVTNSSGCSASAATRVIFKLGDIALKSIKNSEKACQSTSGNPLILEIGNDGLSAIVKGETISINGTADGVPFNATYTLTDDLQPKATTIITTTALIPATTEGKTVAVVANVSYQFDNNHSNESATKNMLVVANPTFSIDMKTVADKSEATLTANKTDLTYLWSTGSTSRITTVYENAIFKVTGTNANGCSLTKNVQIDFIVPKSKNFLMVYPAVSETKCLQDASAPFEVFVTNESLNTTVAKGTNVSIECSYKITKADGKLEEYKFSGSLTLPTDLKSTGKERYKFENMTSLGKQTENIIKEVPGKQIVTGFTTVNGIKGLEKSTQFEIYPLPVVEFGKDVIYRSLPGVLKIDLPTNGYTFLWSTGEQTNNIIVKEEGEYSVTVTSKQGCVASDKVEVKEGSEKASIDVNVYPNPASNLVNIEAFAKETEDIIVEVYTSSGILMHNQEFKQSRQAVLVNFDVSSYTSGSYIVMVRTKSTKVAKMLIVGK, from the coding sequence ATGAAAGAAAGGTTGTTGAGGATATTTGTGTGCATATCCATTTTCATTATTAGCGATTTAACCGCTGTCAAAGCACAGACGATTTACTTCAGTGAGGGGTTCGAATTAGGGAAAAAACCCAATAATTGGTCGGAAGAAACTATTGAAGGCTCCATTCCTTGGAGATTTAGAAACGGAGGGTACAACCCCGCAGATCCGAACCTCAGCTCCCCGTCCGAAAAATTCGATATGCTCCGAAATCCAAACCATGCGTACAAGGGCACCTTCAACTCTTGGTTTTTCACCCAAGGTATCGGAAAAGAGCAAACACGCTTGATAACACCTCCCATCGATTTAAGTTTCGGGATTACCCCCACGCTTTCCTTCTGGTTAGCTCTTCACGAATGGAGGGTTGCTACAGGAATCAACAATGACATTTTACGGGTATACTATAAGGTCGGTTCAACTGGTGGCTGGAGGCTACTACAAACCTACAACTTTATCCAAAATAGCTGGAGAGATTTTCAAATTGCCATTCCAGCCGAAGCTTGCCAAAAACAGGTCTACTTTGCCTTCGAAGGGTTAAGCCGTTGGGGTATGGGGGTTTGTCTCGATGAAATAAAAATAGAGGAAACAGGATCGTTAGATCGTTTTTTGGCCGCGGCAAGCATCGAAAATGCCTCTGAAGATATAATCCCTAACGGAACCAATAACAACCCGATCCTTTGCACCCGATTAAGGATATCTGGAAACCAAGGAAACGCCATACTAAACAAGCTTACCGTAAATGCTACAGGAACAAACGTTGCTGATATTACAAAGGTAAAGCTATATGCGACCAAGGAGCCCTTTTTCAACACGTCGACGTTGCTTGCAGCCGAGTCTTTAAACGGATCAAGCGTAACATTTAGTCCAAACACCAACCTAGAGACTGGCTATACCTATATATGGGTAACCTACGACATCTCGGCTGCAGCAAAAAGTAAAAACATAGTAGATGCATCTATTCCTGTTGATGGAATCCTCGTTAACACGGTTAAAGCGCCTTCAACAGTACTCAATTCTCCTGGAACAAGAGTAATAAAGCAGAATCTTTTTTTCGATGACTTCGAATCAGACAAAGGATGGGCTATAAACGGAGATTTTGAGATTGATGTACCCCAGGGTAAAAAGGGACTATACGGAAACCCAGACCCTTCCATCGCATATAGCGGCACCAAAGTTTTGGGTAACGACTTAACCCACGATGGAGTTTACGATCCAAATGTACGATCCAATGCTCCCTACACCGCTACATCTCCCAAAATAAACGCATCCTTTTATAGAGGCGTCGTAATCAACTACAAGAGATGGTTGAATGCCGATCTTTTTGACACACTAAAAGTGCAAGCGAGTAATGACAACGGCGTTACATGGAAAACCGTATGGTACAACTCCACCTATGCTCTCGACGACAGCTGGCAGTCGCACTCCATCACGCTTCCATCCGAATTTGACCGCAAAGAGGAGATTCGAGTTCGTTTCACCCTCTCCTACTCCAACGATACCAGAGAGTTTACCGGCTGGAACATTGACGACTTTTCGGTAATCGGAAACTTTATGGAAAAAGATCTTGCAATGGGAGCCATCATTAGCCCAACAAGCAGCTGCGGTAGCGCCACTGCAGGCCAACCCATCACCTTAAAGGTAAAAAATGCAGGCTCTAAAGAGGCTGTTGCTCCTATTCCTGTTAAGATATTTCTGAATGAAACAACGGTTCTTAACGACAATATTCAGCAAAATATTGCGCCTGGCACTGAAGCAACGGTTACCTTAACTCAAACGCTTCCGGCCAACCTTTACGGAGATATAAACGTAAAAGCGCAGCTGCTGCTACCCAATGACGAGGACTTATCTAACGATACGCTCTCCACAAATGTCTTTATCTCCCGTACCTTTGACACCCCCTACAACAATAGTTTTGATGTAGCCGACGACTGGTTTGCCAAAGGAGCGAACTGGAAGCATGGCACCTCTGCCATTACCAACATCCAAGGCGATTCTCCGAATGATCAAATGTGGATTACCAACCTAAACGGAAACTACGAGAATAACTCTAGGTCTACCCTTACGGGACCTTGCTTTAACATCGTTGGTCTCGAAAAACCGATGCTCGAATTCAAAACCAACTACATTACAGAGAAGGGGAAGGATGGCTTTACCGTCGAATATTCGGCAGACAATGGCCAAACATGGCAGCCTATTGGAAATAATACCGACGCATGGGATAATCTATGGAATTGGAATAAGCAGGAGACCATTGCTTCCGCTGCAAAGGTTGGATTTACGGGTAACAGCAACGGATGGCTAACGGTAAACCACCTCCTACCTGCATCGCTTTACGGATTAAAGGGAATAAAATTCCGTTTTAACTTTACCAGCGACGCCCAAAACAACATTTTTGAGGGAGCAGCAATCAACTCCTTCACCATAAAAGAATCACCCGACGATTTTGGCGTATCGGCACTTGTTGCACCCGTAGAAATTACAACAGGCGATATCTGCGCAAGCTATACCAACGCAGAAAAAATCACCTTTAAGATCAAAAATTACGGCATAAAGACTGCAAAAGCAGGCACTAAAATTAAGGTAGCCTTCCAATCGAACTACTCTAAGCCTTTATTAACCGTAGTTAACAAGGTAGAAAAATTCGAGGAGGAATTCACGCTACCAACCGATCTTGCCATTAATGCGGAACAAACCTTTACAACCGTAAAGACCATTAACATGGACCGAGGTGGAAAGTACGAGATCATCATTAAATCTTTTGACGATCCAGATAACTTCTACCAAACCAACAACGACAGCTTTACCAAAACTATTAGAGTAAACAAGCCAGTTGTAGACCTTGGTCCTACTGTTTACCTTCTTGCTGGAGTAAAAGAACAGCATCAATTTAATATTTCCGAGTATTCGATTGGATATACGGTAGATTGGGAGACAAAAGTTAACGGGACTTGGTCGCCCAGCGCAGGTGGTGGTGATACAAGAATCGCAAAGATTACCGACTTTATTGCCCCCAACAATAAGATAACCTACCGCGTTACCCTCACCGACGCTGTTTCGGGCTGTAAGGTTAGTAGCAACACCGATGTTTACAAGCGCAACCCCGACATTACCATGCTGAAGATTGTAACCCCTATTGATAGCTGCAGCCATAAGCAAAAACAGCAGTTTAAGGTTATAATTAAGAATACAGGTAGGGATATAGATACCATAAGAGCCAACGAGATCCTTACGCTTCAGCTAAACTTTAAGGGCATCCCCGGGCCAGCCCATCAGCTTAAGCTCGATAAGGACTTAGCTCCCGGCGCAACCCTCGAATATATCTACCCCGACGTTTTTGACATGTCGGCAACTGGAACAACCTACAGCGTAAAGCCATCGGTTACCATGATGTACGATGTAAACGCCGCCAACGATATACTCGATGCAACCATCAAATCGTTTGGATACCCCAACTTTGTGCTTACGCCTAAAACACAAGTTGTGGAAGCGCTAGACTATACCTACGATGCCGGAGCAGGCTATAAAGGTTACAAGTGGTACGATGCATCCACCTTACAAACCAATAAGGTTAGCGCACCAGGTCCCGACGGTGGTAAAATTTGGTGCGCGGTTACCGACAACAACGGCTGTACTACCAAATCGGAGGCAACCATCACCTTTGCCATAAAAGATATTGCCATAAAAAGCCTCAACAACATCCAAACAAAATGTACGCAGGAGGCAGGTTTAAAGCCATCTATCACCATCGAAAATAAGGGAAATGTAGCCATTCCCAATGGGACAACTATCCCTTTCGAAGTTGAAGTAAATGGGGTTAAGCATGCCGATAGCTTTGTGCTAACTTCCGACTTTGCAGCAGGAACAACGTTAGACGCTACGCTAAGCAAGCCTATCGACATACAAACCAAGGGAGACTACGCCGTTAAAGTAATCTCTCAGCTGGCTGGAGACCTTATTGCTGACAACAACGCCCTATCGGCCAACATTAAGACCTTTGGGCTTCCAGTATCTACTCTCCCTGCGACGGTAAATACTAAAGATGTCGATGCGAAACTTGATGCTGGTGCTGGATTTGTAGATTACCTTTGGAGTACGACAGAAATTAGTCAAGCCATTACCGTATCAAAAAATGGCGTATACACCGTTCGCATTACCGATGGCAATGGCTGCTCCGACAATTTCTCCTCTACCGTTACCTTTATCCGTAACGACTTGGCCATCGACTTAACATCGAGCTATGGCACCAACAACAACGTTTGTACAGGCACAACAGAGTATCCTGTATCTGTAAGAATTAGAAACACCGGAAATGACATTCTTAAAGTTGGCGCGATAGTCCCTGTATCGTACAAAGTAGGTGATGTAACCGTTGACGAAAATATAACGCTTACCGAAGAGCTCAAGCCTACAGGCAACACAATCTACACCTTTACCAAAAAGGTTGTATTTGATGCTGCGGGCACCAAAGCCCTTTCGGCTATGATTAAGATGGACGACGAAACCTTTGCCAACAACTTTACCGAAGTTGTAAACGTTCAGGTTGCGCAAACACCAACTGTATCGTTAGGCGATGACATTACCAGCACCAATGCCAACGTCACCATATTTCCTACAATTACCCCCGAATTGGCAGACTACACCTACCTTTGGAGCAATGCCGTTACCACCCGCAACAACACCGTTAGCCAGTCGGGCGAGTACACTCTGACGGTAAACAATAAGGGATGTAGCGCAAGCGATAAGATTATTGTCACCCTCAACAAGTTTGATATTGCTGCCGAAGCCGCCGCCATAGAAACTCCAGGTAACGGTTGCTTCTCTGCAGAAAGTAGAAAAGTTAGCCTTAACATTAAAAATAGCGGCTACGAACCCATACCTGCAAAAGAAAAAATTACGCTCACCTACAAGATAGCAGCAACTTCAGGAACTGAGATTGCAACCGCCACCGAAGAGTTAATCCTTGATGCACCTCTTGCCGTTGGCGAAAGCAAGGCTTATACCTTTACAAAAGTTGTGACAGCCCTTGCAGCCAATAGCTACAAGCTTACCGTAGGGGCTACCTTTGCCGCCGATGGCATAAGCGCCAATAACAGCGCAAGCAAGGAACTTACGGTTAATCCGCTTCCTGAAATAGCATTCCCTACAAGCATCAGCGCAGCTGGAACAGAGTATACTCTTACAGGGCCTGCTGACATGGCTAAATGGGAATGGAATACAGGTGCAACCACCCAATCGATAAAGGTTACCACCAGCGGAACCTACACCCTAACCGCCACCAACGCCTTTGGCTGTGCGGCCACCAAAACTACCACCGTTTCTTTTAGCGCAGATATAAGTCTTACCGCTATAAAGAATGGCAATGCCTGCCAGAATACGGAAGCTGCGCCTCTGATGGTTACCATTACCAATACAGGAACCAAAACAATTCCCAACGGGACTGCTCTTACCTTTAGCGGATCGGTAAATGGAACGGCCTTTAATCAAACAAAAACCTTAACGGCCGATTTAATACCCAATGCAACTATAGATGTTACGCTAACAACCACCCTTCCAACTAGCACAGCAGGCACCTACAAGGTAAACGTTGTAGTTGCGTTAGAAGGCGAGGTGGTAACAGCCAACAATTCGGCAGAAAAGAGCATAACCATCAATTCGGCTCCTACGGTTACGCTTCCTGCGGAGATTGTAGCTCCCGAAAACACCCAAAAACTTACAGGTCCGGATGGCTATACTTCATACGAATGGAAGAATGGCGCTACTGTTGTAGGAAAAGAGCAAAGCATTACGGTAAATGCGGCAGGAACTTATACGCTTACGGTAACCAACAGCAGCGGATGTTCGGCATCTGCAGCAACCCGCGTCATCTTTAAGCTTGGCGATATTGCCTTAAAGAGCATAAAGAATAGCGAAAAGGCTTGCCAATCTACCTCCGGCAATCCGTTAATCCTCGAAATTGGAAACGACGGACTATCGGCTATTGTAAAAGGTGAAACCATCAGCATAAACGGTACCGCAGATGGAGTTCCCTTTAATGCGACCTATACGCTTACCGACGACTTGCAGCCAAAAGCCACCACCATTATTACCACCACAGCCCTGATTCCTGCAACCACCGAAGGCAAGACGGTAGCGGTTGTGGCCAACGTATCATACCAGTTCGACAATAACCATAGCAACGAATCGGCCACCAAAAATATGCTGGTGGTCGCCAATCCAACCTTTAGCATCGACATGAAAACCGTTGCGGATAAGAGCGAGGCAACATTAACGGCCAACAAAACCGATTTGACCTACCTATGGTCAACAGGAAGCACCTCTCGCATTACAACAGTTTACGAAAATGCAATCTTCAAGGTAACAGGTACCAACGCCAACGGATGTAGCCTTACCAAGAATGTTCAGATAGACTTCATCGTTCCGAAATCGAAGAACTTCCTGATGGTTTATCCCGCTGTAAGCGAAACCAAGTGCCTACAGGATGCCTCTGCACCATTTGAAGTTTTCGTTACCAACGAAAGCCTCAACACTACCGTTGCAAAGGGCACCAACGTTAGCATCGAATGCAGTTACAAAATTACAAAGGCTGATGGCAAGCTGGAGGAGTACAAGTTTAGCGGAAGTTTAACCCTACCAACCGACTTGAAGTCTACCGGAAAAGAGAGATACAAGTTCGAAAACATGACCTCGCTCGGAAAACAAACCGAAAATATCATAAAGGAGGTTCCTGGAAAGCAGATTGTAACCGGCTTTACTACCGTAAACGGGATAAAAGGTCTCGAAAAAAGCACTCAATTCGAGATTTATCCGCTTCCGGTTGTTGAGTTTGGCAAGGATGTTATCTACCGTTCGCTACCAGGCGTTCTGAAGATAGATCTTCCTACCAACGGGTACACATTCCTTTGGAGCACCGGCGAGCAAACCAACAACATTATCGTAAAAGAGGAAGGCGAGTACTCCGTAACCGTTACCAGCAAGCAAGGCTGCGTTGCCAGCGATAAGGTGGAGGTTAAAGAGGGCTCCGAAAAGGCAAGTATAGATGTAAACGTTTACCCTAACCCCGCCTCTAACCTGGTTAATATCGAAGCTTTCGCAAAGGAAACCGAGGATATCATTGTAGAGGTATACACCTCTAGCGGAATTCTAATGCACAACCAGGAGTTTAAGCAATCGCGCCAAGCAGTTCTCGTAAACTTTGATGTAAGCAGCTACACATCGGGTAGCTACATTGTTATGGTTAGAACCAAAAGCACCAAAGTTGCCAAAATGCTAATTGTAGGCAAATAG
- a CDS encoding FecR family protein, with protein sequence MKTPTDILSNVFRGIASEQERARLDSWIAESADNRSIYEQAQAMWQELGFASEAFTQDRAAAWQMMASEIRPISTEEQKSLSRSIVKMVVLIAALFAIAGVASLVLNIGGNWQVKASKRAELLLLADGTRAYMDSGAAVRYGKTFGTRNRTITLSGEAMLEVSLVAERPLTIRTAAAKVFANDAIVNVVAAGASSFEVIAIKGAVEVLVAGKTYKVPMQNMATLDSTGAVTVISADLNLIAWRSNKLVADKTPLAKLVKPIEKLVGKRLVFRASVSMSNPLTFTISPVSALATLDTLSQRLGLSYKEDKDQVVFY encoded by the coding sequence ATGAAAACACCAACGGATATACTATCTAACGTATTTAGAGGAATTGCTTCGGAGCAGGAGCGGGCAAGGCTCGATAGCTGGATTGCTGAATCGGCAGACAACCGCTCGATTTACGAGCAAGCACAGGCAATGTGGCAGGAGCTTGGCTTTGCGTCGGAGGCGTTTACGCAAGATCGTGCCGCAGCCTGGCAGATGATGGCCTCCGAAATAAGGCCGATATCCACCGAGGAGCAAAAATCGTTGAGCCGATCTATCGTAAAAATGGTGGTGTTGATTGCAGCCCTATTTGCCATCGCTGGGGTTGCGTCGTTGGTGCTAAATATAGGAGGCAACTGGCAGGTGAAGGCCTCGAAAAGAGCGGAGCTGCTGCTGCTTGCCGATGGTACCCGAGCGTACATGGATAGCGGCGCAGCCGTTAGGTATGGAAAAACATTTGGAACTCGAAATAGGACGATAACATTAAGTGGAGAAGCGATGCTGGAGGTTTCGCTGGTTGCAGAAAGACCTCTAACCATACGAACTGCAGCCGCGAAGGTGTTTGCAAACGATGCTATTGTAAATGTGGTGGCCGCAGGCGCATCGTCTTTTGAAGTTATTGCCATAAAAGGGGCGGTGGAGGTGCTGGTTGCGGGAAAAACGTATAAAGTTCCGATGCAAAATATGGCTACGCTCGACTCTACAGGAGCCGTTACGGTTATTTCTGCCGACCTAAACCTAATTGCTTGGCGCAGCAATAAGCTTGTGGCGGATAAAACACCCTTGGCTAAGCTGGTAAAGCCAATTGAAAAGCTGGTAGGGAAAAGGCTTGTGTTTAGAGCCAGCGTTAGCATGAGCAATCCGCTAACATTTACCATCTCCCCGGTATCTGCCTTGGCTACCTTAGATACCCTATCGCAGCGGTTAGGATTGTCGTATAAGGAAGATAAAGATCAGGTAGTGTTTTACTAA
- a CDS encoding CotH kinase family protein, producing MKRKALVIFSVFTVALLLSCSRSKDVEEVKPTPEVPTLPGDVEALRYVFDIEALPEIVLEVTTAQWNTLLSNFDTNPQNEEYIMANYLFTKTGKEAKIDSVGIRIRGNTSRRRPEGAHGEAHNGINPSWHHAHFAINFKKYVKSKRFNTLQKINLKWFKDDPTYSREVYCYDLFERYGIWTAPKSSYVRLTIKIKEDGKAAYFGVYQLVESVDEDYIANRKVGFGDTDGFLWKANYGADLRNADQSRMGVEDVKLDANLSKYFVYDLKTNDKRLAEAKAQLASFIQNFNAKAGADFQSWLQGQMDVQLFLKTYAVSVMVGMWDDYWGNSNNFYFYFNASGKFFFIPYDYDNTLGTSLIVGNSGTQDPTNWGKDSNPIVKKILSIPAYRSAYISYLNELANPSKDLFAFERSVPRIVRWQSMVSRYVANDTKEDNTIEDRPASWGNCGFYRLLSGDGAGGGTEANFFKTKIRSIPAN from the coding sequence ATGAAACGAAAAGCACTTGTCATATTCTCTGTATTTACGGTTGCTTTGCTACTCTCCTGTAGTAGAAGTAAAGATGTTGAGGAGGTTAAACCAACTCCCGAAGTACCTACATTGCCTGGAGATGTGGAAGCATTACGCTATGTTTTTGACATCGAGGCGTTACCGGAAATCGTACTGGAGGTTACCACTGCTCAGTGGAATACCCTTTTGTCGAACTTCGATACCAACCCGCAGAATGAGGAGTACATTATGGCCAACTACTTGTTTACAAAAACCGGAAAGGAGGCGAAAATTGATAGCGTTGGGATTAGAATTAGAGGAAACACCAGCCGTCGTAGGCCTGAAGGTGCCCATGGAGAGGCTCATAATGGCATTAACCCCAGCTGGCATCATGCCCATTTTGCGATAAACTTTAAGAAGTATGTAAAAAGTAAGCGCTTCAATACGCTACAAAAGATAAACCTGAAGTGGTTTAAGGATGATCCGACCTATTCTCGCGAGGTGTACTGCTACGACCTCTTTGAGCGCTATGGAATTTGGACTGCACCTAAATCGAGCTACGTGCGCTTGACCATAAAGATTAAGGAGGATGGAAAAGCTGCTTACTTTGGCGTTTACCAGCTAGTCGAGAGCGTCGACGAGGACTATATTGCCAATAGAAAAGTAGGTTTTGGCGATACGGATGGCTTTTTATGGAAGGCAAACTATGGAGCCGATTTGCGAAATGCCGATCAGTCGCGTATGGGGGTTGAGGATGTTAAGCTAGATGCTAACCTCTCGAAGTATTTTGTGTACGACCTGAAAACAAACGATAAAAGGCTGGCCGAAGCAAAGGCTCAGCTGGCATCATTTATCCAAAATTTCAATGCAAAGGCTGGTGCAGACTTCCAAAGTTGGCTGCAAGGACAAATGGACGTGCAGCTGTTTCTTAAAACCTACGCCGTAAGCGTTATGGTTGGGATGTGGGACGACTATTGGGGCAATTCCAACAATTTTTATTTCTACTTTAATGCTAGCGGAAAGTTTTTCTTCATTCCATACGATTACGACAACACCTTAGGAACCTCGCTTATTGTTGGTAATTCAGGAACTCAAGACCCAACCAACTGGGGGAAGGATAGCAATCCCATTGTAAAGAAAATTTTGTCGATTCCCGCTTATCGCTCGGCCTACATATCCTACCTAAACGAGCTGGCCAACCCAAGTAAGGATTTATTTGCTTTTGAAAGGAGCGTACCCCGAATTGTTAGGTGGCAAAGCATGGTGTCGCGTTACGTTGCTAATGATACCAAGGAGGATAATACTATAGAAGATAGGCCAGCCAGCTGGGGAAACTGTGGTTTTTACCGTCTACTTAGCGGCGATGGCGCAGGAGGAGGCACAGAGGCCAACTTCTTTAAAACAAAAATCAGATCGATACCTGCCAACTAG
- a CDS encoding DNA/RNA non-specific endonuclease, which yields MINLILQLTIAISSMVGFSNQSPTKNISDGSHYELPKEKRKGEIVKHTAYTLNYIEKYEQASWVAYQLTGNNVGGGFERTNKFIEDPLVSTGSATNKDYSKSGYDRGHLAPAADMSWSEETMKESFFFSNMSPQTPEFNRGIWKKLEEQVREWAKDNEKLYIATGPILKGDMETIGPSHVAVPKYYYKAILDYTDPEIKAIGFILPNEGSTEPLKTFAVSVDSLEKVTGIDFFYQLPDDVEKKLESKFDASLWRWEKAKKKRKNAASNADTNHTTRF from the coding sequence ATGATTAACCTTATACTTCAGCTAACCATTGCAATCTCCTCAATGGTTGGCTTCAGCAACCAAAGTCCAACTAAAAATATTTCAGACGGAAGTCATTACGAGCTTCCTAAGGAAAAAAGAAAAGGAGAAATAGTAAAGCACACCGCCTATACCCTTAACTACATCGAAAAATATGAGCAGGCATCGTGGGTAGCCTACCAGCTAACCGGCAATAATGTTGGTGGAGGTTTTGAGCGAACCAACAAGTTTATTGAAGACCCTCTCGTTTCAACGGGGTCGGCCACCAACAAGGATTACTCAAAGTCGGGGTACGACAGAGGACACCTTGCCCCTGCTGCAGACATGTCGTGGTCGGAAGAAACCATGAAAGAATCCTTCTTCTTTAGCAACATGAGCCCTCAAACGCCCGAATTCAACCGTGGAATTTGGAAAAAGTTGGAGGAGCAGGTTAGGGAATGGGCAAAGGATAACGAAAAGCTTTATATTGCAACTGGACCGATCCTAAAAGGCGACATGGAAACTATTGGGCCCAGCCATGTGGCTGTTCCAAAATACTACTACAAGGCTATACTCGACTATACCGATCCTGAAATTAAGGCAATCGGCTTCATCCTTCCCAACGAAGGGAGTACAGAACCTTTAAAAACCTTCGCAGTATCGGTTGACAGCCTCGAAAAAGTTACCGGCATCGATTTTTTTTACCAGCTACCCGACGATGTTGAAAAAAAGTTGGAAAGCAAATTTGACGCCAGCCTGTGGAGGTGGGAGAAGGCCAAGAAAAAAAGAAAAAATGCAGCTTCCAACGCCGACACAAACCATACAACGAGATTTTAA